Genomic DNA from Haloplanus aerogenes:
CGTCCGGATGACGTTGTCTGCTTTCCCGTGGAGCCCTCGCCCATCTACTTCGCATTCTACCCAGCATTCGGTTGTGATGGAGCGGCGTGCGTGTTCGATGCCGACGCCGCCGTCAGGATCGAAGAACGACTCGATGGCAGCCCGGTTCTCAGCACGCTGGTACTCTTGATGCGCAGCAGATTCGTAATCATCCGAGGTGCTGTGTTCGTCCCACTTCGCATCGAAAATCCGCAGCGCCCGGTCGTGAATCACCTCTGGTGGATCGTCGCGGCCGGTCGCCTCACACACGTCCTCGATAGTCTCGTGGTAAATCGTTCCTTGGTTGAGATACAGTTCTGTACGGTCCGGCGCGTTCACGTCCTGTACGTATCGATAATCGTACAGCCGCGGGCACGTCGCATAGTTCGCCAGCCGCGACGGTGAGAGCGACTCCTGGCTCATCGTCGCACCTCCCCGTTAGCGAACTCGACACGCGCACGCAACGCCTTCCGGAGTTCCTCGCCACGCGCCCCGCTCTTATCGAGCAGGTCCTGAATCTCGCCGAGTTCCACTTCCACCTCGTCGAGCGACACCGTCACGTCCTGACTGTTCGCGCGACGAACCGCGGCGAGCGCGTCGTCAACCCGCGACAACAGGAAGTCCTCCGCCGCTTGCTCGCTCGTGATGTGTGGCTCGTCGGCTTCGGTGACCCACGGCAGGCGGTCGTACGCGTCTGTGAGAAACCGCGACGCCTGCGCACGCTCTTCCAACGCGGTGTCCTCGAACTCGTACAGACAACAGTACAGGTGCTCGTCCGCTGCGCCAGCTCCAATCGCCAGGCGTCGCCGCGCGTGTTCCGTGTGGTACCGCGCGAACGGCCGACTCGACGCCGTAGACGTCGTCGGGAACGTCGCATCCACGTCCGGCTCGTCGAGGTCCGTAACACCAGGGTAGTCCGGCATCGACGCGACCCGTTCAGTGGGGAACAACCGCGTCAGGAACGGATCACCCGGGTACTCGCTATCGACGAGGTTCACGAGAAACACCGCGCGGAACGACTCGTTCTTGATCGCCTGCAGGTGGTCCACGCGGACACCGCCGTCAAGATCCGTCGCACTCGTCTGATTCTGTTGCGGTGCGTACTCGTGGGCCCGTTCGAGCATCTCCTCGAAGGACTCCCACGTCGCATCCACGAACTCGGTCTCTTCGAGGAACTCGGCCATCCGGAACGCCCGCCGGACGTTCCCGAACTGCGCCCGTGCGTCCAGCGGCGTCGCGCGCTCCGCGATCCGCTCTTTCAACCCTGCGTCTGTCGCCAACCAGCGAATCCCATCTTCGAGGTTGTCAATCTCGCGGACTCGGTCTAAGCGCTCCGTATCGAGGTCTGGGCCGTGGTCGGGTACCCCGTCCTCGTCGTCGGCAGCAAGATGCCGAACGACAGCGAGGAGTTCCCGAATCGCGGGGTCGTCTCCGAAACCAGTGACTGTTGTCGATTCCGTCGGGATTCCAGTGCGCTCGAACGCCTCGATGACGTCCGTAACCGTACTCCCACTTTGCTTCGTGGCGACAGCGATGTCGTCGTAGTTCCAGTCCAGCTGCGCGACGAGTTCTTCAATCTCGTTGGTGATTTCGGCGAGTTGTTCGTCACTGGAGTCCGTAGCGAGGACGGACACCGACCCTGTTTCCGGGTCTTCCGGGGCCGTCTCGTCGGCGAAGTACGCTGCAGTTGCAGCCGGGCGTGTCGACGGCGTCTCTGACGCGCCGTGTTGGGACTCGCTGAACGAGACGTAGTCCGTGACAGGCCCTGTCTCGACCCACGTGCGGCGCACACTCGCGTTCTCTTCGGCGATACAGACGAGGTCACAGTCCCCTACGAGCGCGTCGAGATACGCGCGGTCGAGCGGAAAGAACTCCTCAAACTCGACCACGAGCACCGCCTCGAAATCGACGACATCGCCGCGGGCATCGCCGGTGAGGACATCGAGCGCTTCCGAGATGAGTTGCCCACGTTCCATGTGGCCGTGCTCGGCCAGCCACTCGTGGAACGCGTCGAGCGCAGCCGTGAGGTCACGAAGTTCCGGGGTTTCGTCCGGCGTGACCGTCTGCCAGGATATCGTACTCATTACGGCGTCCACGTCCTCGATGAACGACGGCTGTTCAGACGCCCGTTGAAGATACTCTGTTTCCCACTCGTAGTCTTCGAGAAATCGGTGGAGGAGTTCTCGCCGCAGCGCGTCGGAGAGAATGACGCGGTCATCGGTCTGGTTGAGGACATCGGTCGCGTGCACCACGAGCGAGGTCACGTACGGCGTCGCCGCACCCGGCAGTTCCTCACCTAAGGTCTCCCGGAACGTGTCTGCGCTCGTCGGCGCACCCGTGACGACGAGCACATCCTCAGAATCGTGCTCGTCGAGGAGCGTTCGGTATTCGTTCCGCGCTGTCCTCTCGACGTTTTCGCCCCCGAAGGGTGCCGTGACTAACGTCCCGTTGTAGTCGCGTCTCACAGTGTGACTACTCATCAATGTCTGTCTCCGTTTCGACAGGGATTTCGACAACTGGGTCCGGATCTGCGACGCCGTCCACACCTGCCTTCGAGAAGGCGTCGATATCGACCTGGATAGATCGTGTAACGCTCACATCGTGCTCGACTTGCGCATCAAGTAGGCGGAAGGGATTTGCAATTGTTCGGATGTATGGGTCCGGATTGGTTGTCTTCGAAAGGTGACCAATTACATACAGGTAGTAGAGTGGGGTGTCTCGCTGCTGTACCCATTCATTGCGAGCGGTTGTCCATTCATTCCATGACACGGAGGGTTTGCGACGACGACACGTGGCAGCCTTTAATTCAATCAGACGATCTGCCTCACCCGTCTCCGGGTTCACAGTCAATAGATCGAAACCCGGGAAATGCTCCGGAATACCGGCGTTCTCCTCCAGTTGCTGTAGCGCCGTCGCAGCATTCCCTTGTCGTGCCTCCTCGACGAGATGCCGCTCGTCCACTCGGAATACGTACTCCTGTGGATTCGAACAATCGTAGTCTCGTCGTAACCGCGTGGCTTCCCAGGCTTCGGCAAGCGCCACCCCGAGGTCCTCAACATCGTACGTAGACTGATCGCGGGTTCGGCTACTGGATGCCGTTTCCGTTAGGACGCGTTCGTCCTTGCCCGACACGACGTCATCTATCTCGTCGAGGTCACTGGTCTCCTCATCCTCGCTGTCCGTCGTCGGGGTCGGTTCGACCGAGATCGTTTCGTTCCCGACACGGAGTTCGGCCGCGTCGTATAACCGCGTTGTCGATGACTGCTCTGTGGAAGGCTCCGGATCGTCGTCTCCGGTTGCGTCAGCGGAGGTAGACTCCGTGTCTTCCTCAAGCCCGCCTGCGTCCTCGTTCACCTCATCACTTGTCGAGTGATTCATTGGGGAGGGAGTTCCAAACTGGCGGCGTTCAGTTTCCTCATCATTGTGTAGACGTTGTCGTTTGTGCGCTAATGCGTGTGATCCAGCAGGTGCGTTCGCATACTGGAGATATCGGCGACGCTCTTCCGTCGACGACGCCGACAGGAGCGCATCGATTCCTTCGAACTGGGTGACATCAAGATACGCACATAACGCGCGGGCAACGAGCTGCCATTGTTCGCGTTCGTGCTCCCGATAGGCTATATACGGGTAGCGCTCTTCGACAGAGCCTCGATATTGTGATTGCAAATAGAACGGAGTTGTCGTCGTTTCCTCAAGCACTTCGTCTGCGTCAATCGGATTCAGGGTGTACGTCACCTCAATCTCATCTACGACCGTGACGCGATCCAGGAAGGCTTCCATCCGCGTAAGATCTTGATCGATGAGGCGTTGTGAGGGACGTTCAGCTTCAAGCCGGCAGAGAATTGCCGGAGCACACTCGGAAACGTGTTCGACTAACGTCGTCGTCCGCCCGGCACGCTCATCAATAGGCTCACCATCGACCGTAATGACGGCGGTAAAGTCCGTTAACCCGAAGTATTCGCCGATTCGTGCCGCGCGCTGCTCTTCAAGCACAAAAAACGGTAGCTGATCGAAGGGATAGTCCGCGCGAACACTCGGCGACCGTGCGAAATACACAGTTCCAGCAGCCCGGAACTCGAATGAATCACCGACCCGACACAACAGCTCCGTATCCTCTAGTTCCTGCCGGGCGTCTGTCCACGGACTCTCGTCGGGTACGTCCTCATCAACAGGTGGGGCTAAATCCTGTATCTGCCGGTAAACCGGCTGAATATCTCGTAAGGAGTCTGCGATATCAACATCTCCTGACGTACACACGTCAACGACGCCGTCACAAACAGTTCGCGCGTCCTTCGGAGTGAAGGTCTCCGCCGACAAGTGCTGGCGAATACCGAGTTCTTCTAGGAACGGTTGTGCCTCGTAGACTGCAGGATCATGATCCCGTCGCAGAATCGGGAGAAGTGATTGACCGCCTAGCTCGAAAGGGTTCGCTTGTGCACCCGGTGGATCCCAGGCATTAGCCGGCGTCACGGTACCCCGCGTACTCGGGCACCAGCGACTCGTCTGAAGCTGCCAGAGCCACAGATTCGTGCCAACCTCACGGAATTCACCATCGGATTGCGAGCTTGAATTCCGCCCGCCGAAGCCACTTACACTATGCGTGGCCAGCGTGGCTTCCCGATATTCGTTAAATATCGGGTCCCACCACTCGATCAAATGATTCAACACTGCCTCACCGACCGGCGTCTGCGTCGTCTCGTCTCGTGCCGCCTGCCGAAGTTCCGGCCAGTACTCGAAACCGTTCACTGCGTATATCGAATCGTACTTTTGCCGGCCAGCGTCCATCTCGTCAAGCGCGGCTTCGAGATGCGTTTGATAGCGATCCCACTCATCCTCATCAAGCTCTCCGAGTACTGACGCGCCATTCTGTGGTCGAGCAACGCCGCCTTCCGCGACTGTCTCCGAGAACTGACGCTGTTCGTCTGGCGCGAAAAACGATTGTAACCGCAAATGCGGCGACACGCCGAGCCACTGGAGGAACTCTTTCCACGCGTCCGAGTTCAGGCCCTCGTCCCACTCAAACCCCGCCGCAGCTAACCGGTTTTCTAACTCGTCCGGACCAACGAGCAACGGTGCATCGATATCCGCGGCCTCGAAGACCCCTTGTACGCTGCTGGATTCTAATTCCGCGGCCCATTCCTTGCCAAAGTACACGCGATACGCGGGACACAATCCGTAGTTCTGTGTTGGGACACGAACCTGGCAGAGCCGATAGAGCGGCTGACTCTCATATCGATCCTGAAGCGGCAGCGGCGCATCAGGCGTTGCTGTTTCCCGGCCTAACTCCTCAAGTACACCCAACAACCGAATCTCCAGTTCGGCGTTCCGCTCTGTAGGTTCAGTTTCGGTTACACGTGGTGTGACCGTCGTACGGACTAACTCCTCGAACTGGAAGGAATCCGGTCGCCACACCTGCTTGATTACATTCTGTCGTTGCTGTACTGCCTGCGGCAACGCCTGATTGCCGAGCCGACCACGCGGCCGATACACGTACTCCAACACGAACTCCACGCTCGGGATCTCCACTGGAAGCTCACTGTCCTCCGGTGGGATGTATAGCTCAGTTTCAGCCGCACAGACCCGTGTTACCGTTCCGCCATCCGTTGAGACTGAAACCGGAACGAGTGGATGGTTTCGCGCGTTCACTCTGAACCGCTCTTGTTCGTCGTCATCAAGCTGCAGCCAAACCGCTGTAAGTAACTCGACGACTGGATCCGTCGCCGTTCGTTGCGGGCCTGGTGGGTACCGGTCGATATCTCTCCACGTCTCCGGTAACTGTGGAATTAACTCTGGAAGGTGAACGACCGATAATTCAGTCGCACCAAGCGTATGCAGCACCGCCGGCACGTGATTGTGCTCCTTGCTTAATAACGAGGCTGCCGGGAAATACC
This window encodes:
- a CDS encoding PD-(D/E)XK nuclease family protein, which translates into the protein MSSHTVRRDYNGTLVTAPFGGENVERTARNEYRTLLDEHDSEDVLVVTGAPTSADTFRETLGEELPGAATPYVTSLVVHATDVLNQTDDRVILSDALRRELLHRFLEDYEWETEYLQRASEQPSFIEDVDAVMSTISWQTVTPDETPELRDLTAALDAFHEWLAEHGHMERGQLISEALDVLTGDARGDVVDFEAVLVVEFEEFFPLDRAYLDALVGDCDLVCIAEENASVRRTWVETGPVTDYVSFSESQHGASETPSTRPAATAAYFADETAPEDPETGSVSVLATDSSDEQLAEITNEIEELVAQLDWNYDDIAVATKQSGSTVTDVIEAFERTGIPTESTTVTGFGDDPAIRELLAVVRHLAADDEDGVPDHGPDLDTERLDRVREIDNLEDGIRWLATDAGLKERIAERATPLDARAQFGNVRRAFRMAEFLEETEFVDATWESFEEMLERAHEYAPQQNQTSATDLDGGVRVDHLQAIKNESFRAVFLVNLVDSEYPGDPFLTRLFPTERVASMPDYPGVTDLDEPDVDATFPTTSTASSRPFARYHTEHARRRLAIGAGAADEHLYCCLYEFEDTALEERAQASRFLTDAYDRLPWVTEADEPHITSEQAAEDFLLSRVDDALAAVRRANSQDVTVSLDEVEVELGEIQDLLDKSGARGEELRKALRARVEFANGEVRR
- a CDS encoding sacsin N-terminal ATP-binding-like domain-containing protein translates to MKVSGESEATCVRDLRESRLNTYREMPNDILSHYTDEGENEENYYGRFAYELIQNADDAVGKVDGENPRTARFELQTGDDPYLIVANSGMPVDADDTRALTAIGDTTKRDAERKATIGHKGRGFSAVLEITEQPYVFSTDVSFMFDRERSRECISEVIAEVDEWSMDDLPGIPLMRLPFAPDQYPERVETLLTGEYETVFYFPLRTDAVTSVRQSLEDLDAQTVLFLQNLGRLEIAIDGSATAWDVARHETAIDAVNSTVDLVKIQRTAEQTDNRTYLRFARNELPLGEHTAGISNNTWGEVTETQVSVALRAERREDGLHLRPVAGDPYAHVFLPTEERSPVPVLINGAFDSNLSRTAIELTNREMDYNRFLIREAANILASDAAAVARNTATTASELLSCIDFTAWADPATREEHTFRDELIRAIQAEFAEVSCVPLAGRDSESVYVAPEDILLPSHLAQAREALVDFVAHWDGSPVDVADGDVYGYFPAASLLSKEHNHVPAVLHTLGATELSVVHLPELIPQLPETWRDIDRYPPGPQRTATDPVVELLTAVWLQLDDDEQERFRVNARNHPLVPVSVSTDGGTVTRVCAAETELYIPPEDSELPVEIPSVEFVLEYVYRPRGRLGNQALPQAVQQRQNVIKQVWRPDSFQFEELVRTTVTPRVTETEPTERNAELEIRLLGVLEELGRETATPDAPLPLQDRYESQPLYRLCQVRVPTQNYGLCPAYRVYFGKEWAAELESSSVQGVFEAADIDAPLLVGPDELENRLAAAGFEWDEGLNSDAWKEFLQWLGVSPHLRLQSFFAPDEQRQFSETVAEGGVARPQNGASVLGELDEDEWDRYQTHLEAALDEMDAGRQKYDSIYAVNGFEYWPELRQAARDETTQTPVGEAVLNHLIEWWDPIFNEYREATLATHSVSGFGGRNSSSQSDGEFREVGTNLWLWQLQTSRWCPSTRGTVTPANAWDPPGAQANPFELGGQSLLPILRRDHDPAVYEAQPFLEELGIRQHLSAETFTPKDARTVCDGVVDVCTSGDVDIADSLRDIQPVYRQIQDLAPPVDEDVPDESPWTDARQELEDTELLCRVGDSFEFRAAGTVYFARSPSVRADYPFDQLPFFVLEEQRAARIGEYFGLTDFTAVITVDGEPIDERAGRTTTLVEHVSECAPAILCRLEAERPSQRLIDQDLTRMEAFLDRVTVVDEIEVTYTLNPIDADEVLEETTTTPFYLQSQYRGSVEERYPYIAYREHEREQWQLVARALCAYLDVTQFEGIDALLSASSTEERRRYLQYANAPAGSHALAHKRQRLHNDEETERRQFGTPSPMNHSTSDEVNEDAGGLEEDTESTSADATGDDDPEPSTEQSSTTRLYDAAELRVGNETISVEPTPTTDSEDEETSDLDEIDDVVSGKDERVLTETASSSRTRDQSTYDVEDLGVALAEAWEATRLRRDYDCSNPQEYVFRVDERHLVEEARQGNAATALQQLEENAGIPEHFPGFDLLTVNPETGEADRLIELKAATCRRRKPSVSWNEWTTARNEWVQQRDTPLYYLYVIGHLSKTTNPDPYIRTIANPFRLLDAQVEHDVSVTRSIQVDIDAFSKAGVDGVADPDPVVEIPVETETDIDE